One Emys orbicularis isolate rEmyOrb1 chromosome 20, rEmyOrb1.hap1, whole genome shotgun sequence genomic window, TTGTTGCCCTTATAATCATGGCTCAACTGCCCAGATGGTCACTTTTAGGAAGTAGCCCTTGCCCATAGGATGTTATGGgccactgataaggcctcaagtggagtactgggtccagttccgGGTACGACACATtgggaaatatgtggacaaattggagacagttaagaggagagcaacaaaaataattgaaggtctagaaaccatgacctactcagaaagatttttttaaaagggtttgtttagtctggagaagagaagactgaggggggatgaggggggacatgataacagtcttcaagtatgtaaaaggttgttgtaaagaggagggtgataaactgttctccttaaccactgaggataggacaagaagcaacgggcttaaattgcagcaacggaggtttagattggatgttaggaaaacttcctaactgtcagagtggttaagcactggaacaaattacctagggaggttgtggaatcttcatcattggaggtgtttaagaacaggttagacaaacacctgtcagggaagtTTTAAATAATACTGAGCCCTGCGTCAGAGACTGGAGTAGATGATCTATctaggtcccttcctgtccttcaTATCCATGATTCTATGTCACTCTTCTGATTACTTTAtacaagttccccccccccccccgccattgcaGGCTGCTTCTGAGTCTTCAGCCTCTTGTGTCCCTCTGTGTTTTAGGATTACAGTGACTGGGAGAAGAACCACGACTCAACCGGCACCGCAGAGAAGCTAGTGCGTGATATTTTCGCTGTGAGCTATGCTGCGAGGCTGGGGCTCTGGACATGTCTGTTTGCTCTGCAGAGCAGATGGGCTCACCCCAATCTCAATGGGATGCTGGATGAAATAATTCAGAATGGTAACGTACCCATCGCACAGAGTGGGGAACAAGTCAACTGGGGGAATCCATGGGAATCTATGTTCTTCACAACAGGCTCTTCCTTGTCAAGCCCTCAGATCAGGGCTGTGTTCTGTGGGGTTAGTTAATTAATCTtaagctatgtcttcactacatgCTAAGCACGGGGAAATTTAACCTGTGGTAGCCTAactcaccatagtgcaggggttctcaaactgggggtcgggacccctcagagggtcccGACcccattacatggggggtcgcgagctgtcagcctccaccccaaaccctgctttgtatccagcatttataatggtgttaaatatattacaaagtgtttttaatttataagggggggggtcggactcagaggcttgctatttgaaaggggtcaccagtacagaagtttgagaatcactgccatAGTGTGACCACATTACGGTGCTGTCATGCCCTGCGTCTGCACTGGTGCCATAGCTGGCTGTGACACAGCTACCTGGGCATGTATGCCAAGATCCATatgtgatggttcttggggtacccagTACTGTAAgtcactcccctgcctccagcgTGAGGAAgtcttgcttgtgcttaactgggtgtcagctccctgacaccaccagcctgttgACACCTGAGCAATCTCCTCcaggctatgccagcccttacaTCGCCTTGCAGGCTAAGActaggtgcaccccagtccctgaCCCCCTTTGAAGCAtccccctggagtgtccagcccgtCCTCCACTGAGCACTCTCAGTgataccaggtctgctgtccccaagggaacagcataaagtatatctcagttatgtcatattcatatcataagcatattttcataaagaatatggaatgacacaTCACAGTAATCACACTGCCCAATtacttcctaagtgcaggataaAGGGGGCGGGGATCTTCCTTGCCTTCTTCTTATATCTCCCAAAGTTTATTGTTTGTCCCCAGAGTCAGGACAACCTCCATAATTTATTCTTTGGTGAGCTGCCTCCCTGTTGACTTCATATGTAAATGGAGCTTCTATTGTCTTGGCTTACAATATTTAATTTACATGTGGACAGATGAATAAACATCTTTGATCTGACAGAAAACCTATTTGTCAACTCTGCCTTGATACAGACTTTAGGAAGTATTTTCAGTGTACCTCacaactcatagaatcatagaatcgtaggactggaagggaccttgtgataacataagaacataagaacataagaaaggccgtactgggtcagaccaaaggtccatctagcccagtatctgtctaccgacagtggccaatgccaggtgccccagagggagtgaacctaacaggcaatgatcaagtgatctctctcctgccatccatctccatcctctgacgaacagaggctagggacaccattcttacccatcctggctaatagccatttatggacttagccaccatgaatttatccagtccccttttaaacattgttatagtcctagccttcacaacctcctcaggtaaggagttccacaagttgactgtgcgctgcgtgaagaagaacttccttttatttgttttaaacctgctgcctattaatttcttttggggacccctagttcttgtattatgggaataagtaaataacttttccttatccactttctcaacatcactcatgattttatatacctctatcatgtccccccttagtcttctcttttccaaactgaagagtcctagcctctttaatctttcctcatatgggaccctctctaaacccttaatcattttagttgctcttttctgaaccttttctagtgctagaatatcttttttgaggtgaggagaccacatctgtacacagtattcgagatgtgggcgaaccatggatttatataagggcaataatatattctcagtcttattctctatcccctttttaatgattcctaacatcctgtttgcttttttgaccgcctctgcacactgcgtggacatctttagagaactatccacgatgacgccaagatctttttcctgactcgttgtagctaaattagcccccatcatgttgtatgtatagttggggttattttttccaatgtgcattactttacatttatccacattaaatttcatttgccatttcgttgcccaatcacttagttttgtgagatctttttgaagttcttcacaatctgctttggtcttaactatcttgagtagtttagtatcatctgcaaactttgccacctcactgtttacccctttctccagatcatttatgaataaattgaataggataggtcctaggactgacccttggggaacaccactagttacccctctccattctgagaatttaccattaattcctaccctttgttccctgtcctttaaccagttctcaatccatgaaaggaccttcccttttatcccatgacagcttaatttacgtaagagcctttggtgagggaccttgtcaaaggctttctggaaatctaagtacactatgtccaccggatcccccttgtccacatgtttgttgaccccttcaaagaactctaatagattagtaagacacgatttccctttacagaaaccatgttgactattgctcaagagtttatgtttttctatgtgtctgacaattttgttctttactattgtttcaactaatttgcccggtaccgacgttagacttaccggtctgtaattgccgggatcacccctagagccctttttaaatattggcgttacattagctaacttccagtcattgggtaccgaagccgatttaaaggacaggttacaaaccttagttaatagttccgcaacttcacatttgagttctttcagaactcttgggtgaatgccatctggtcccggtgacttgttaatgttgagtttatcaattaattccaaaacctcctctagtgatacttcaatctgtgacagttcctcagatttgtcacctacaaaagccagctcaggtttgggaatctccctaacatcctcagccgtgaagactgaagcaaagaatccatttagtttctccgcaatgactttatcatctttaagcgctccttttgtattttcatcgtcaaggggccccactggttgtttagcaggcttcctgcttctgatgtacttaaaaaacattttgttattacctttggagtttttggctagccgttcttcaaactcctctttggcttttcttattacactcttgcacttaagctggcagtgtttgtgctcctttctatttgcctcactaggatttgacttccactttttaaaggaagtctttttatctctcactgcttcttttacatggttgttaagccacggtggctcttttttagttcttttactgtttttcttaatttggggtatacattgaagttgagcctctattatggtgtctttaaaaagggcccacgcaacttgcagggatttcactttagtcactgaaccttttaacttttgtctaactaaccccctcatttttgtatagttcccccttttgaaattaaaggccacagtgttgggcagttgaggtgttcttcccaccacagggatgttgaatgctattgtattatggtcactgctattgtattatggtcactagtccagtcccctgcactcaaggcaggactaagtataatcTATACCATCTCTGATGGGTAtttctctaacctgctcttaaaaatctccaatgatggagattccacaacctccctaggtaatttattccagtgcttaaccaccctgacaggaagtttttcctaatgtccaacctaaaccgcccttgctgcaatttgagtccactgcttcttgtcctatcctcggaggttaagaagaacaattcttctccctccaccttgtaacaatcttttatgtacttgaaaactgttatcatgtccccgctcagtcttctcttctccagactaaacacacccagttttttcaatcttccctcataggtcatgttttctagatctttaatcatttttgttgctcttctctggactttctccaatgtgtccacatttttcctaaaatgtggcacccagaactggacactatactccagctgaggtctaatcagcacggagtagagcggaagaattacttctcgtgtcttgcttacaacactcctgctaatacatccaagaacaacgtttactttttttgcaacaatgttacactttTGACTCGTATTAAGCTTGTGATCTATTATGACCCCCCGATCCTtttcgcagtactccttcctaggcagtcatttcccagtttgtatgtgtgcaactgattgttccttcctaagtggagtactttgcatttgtcctcattgaatttcatcttatttacttgagaccatttctccactttgccagatcattttgaattttaatcctatcctccaaagcacttgcaacccctcccagcttgatattgtccacaaactttataagtgtactctctatgcctttatctaaatcattgatgaagatattgaacagaaccggacccagaattgatccctgcgggaccccacttgttatgtccttcccacatgactgtgaaccactgataactattctcagggaatggttttccaaccagttatgcacccaccttatagtagcaccaactaggttgtatttccctagtttgtttatgaggtcatgcAAGACAATATCAAAGGTCTTAGTAAAGTCAAAATAAACCATATCCActgcttcccctctatccacGAGGCTagttaccctcttccccctttgcCCCTTGAGCACTCCCTTCCTGGACCTTTTCTACTTTCTGGGCTAATCCAGCCCATCTCCAATCTATCAATTATGCACAGCTTTGCCTCCCCAGGTTTAGTCTGGGGCGACTGAATTGGCGAtccagtgatcagagtgctgggcCACCTGCTGCTGCCCAGCACTCCGTCACGGGGTCAGGGAATGTGGGGAGCAGGAAGGAGATGGATGGGGGAATACAGGGGAATGTGAGGTACAGGGTAGAGCAGCCAGTAGTAGGGGAGTGAGGGCAACACAATGGTTCTTTGGGTGCGATGTCGCTGAGACCTCATTAGTCTGCAGGTCCTGATATCCAAAACATGGAGCCCCACGGGGGGAATTCAGAGATGGACTGGATCTATTGGAGCTGCTAACATACAAGCATTGGGTACACTCTTCCATGCCAGCTAACGGTGCCGTCTGTATCTCTCTTTCTGTTTAGGTCACAATCTGTTACAGGAAATTCTCCTGAATGAATCGGGACATGCCCTCGACCCAGAACTGAAAGGTACCGTGAGGAAACTGAACTGCACTTGACTCTGCCAACACTGTGTCTCTTGTCAGGCCAAGAAGGGCTCGATCACAGGTCTGCCCTGGGGGCAGTGTGGAGGCTGCTGGCCCCAGTGAGAACTCTGAGAGGCGTTGTGCTTCAATGGGGCACAGTTCCTCTTGGAGTTCTGCAGCCTGTGGGGGGAGCATgtcttcttcttccccctccaaGGGGTGCAGTGTATACCTGTGTGCCCAATCAGCTCTGGTGTGCAGTATAGAGGGAGGACAGGACCAtagccctgcctcctgcctgctcccctgggtTTTGTATCCCAGGAAGCACTAGGAGGGAATAACCCCAGTCACACTGTCAGAagtggctcatgactgtgagtgcgcacctcagggcagactgtcagaaaacagggcagagacCCCACACTGGCGGTGTGTTCTatgattagatttcaccaaaccagtgACAAATGTGAGCTCCTGGATCACTATCCCAGTCTTaccatagagtcacagacagtccgctcagactctccagtctatcttgccacccagacaaactagactttgtgataaaaggtcacttaaaccagaaatcacaccacatcaggttactgccagtcccaagaaaccagtcacttaccccagatcaatggGTACTTTAGATCTCAGGCCAAAGACAACATTGGTAGCcagttctatagtaaactaaagctttattagctaagaaaaggaaatgagagttattgaaaGGTTAAAGCCAGTAAACTGTGcacacaggtgagtcacagtttgtaattccaaatggtggcagcaatgtaataaactgccagtttcccaaaagtcttttctggGTATCCAAATTatctctggggatctctgctttgccTCTGTCCCTCTACTCAAGTGCAGGGATTCCGGTAAGTTTCTGTTCCCTACTGGATTACACAAGCCGGACCAGGTAGTGCAGCAGTGTCCTGTCAGACTCAGGgcgagttccagtggaactgttAATGACCAGGCCCAGCAGAGGAGAGAGGAGATGAAACAAACAAGTGAGTCCAGAGCATCCATCCACCTAATCCCCTCACCATATTGTCTGATCAGAGTATAATTTAGAGGAGAAGTTTTTCAATCAAACTTCCATTTACTAACCCTAATAAAATGAACAGTGATGAGACGAGGGAGAGGGGAAATAAccgtatttctccttttcagcttGTCAGGTAGAGCACAAAGCCAAACTCCGTGATCTCACAGGGAGGATGAAGGAAAACAAGACTCCAGGGCAATCTGAAGGGCAGATTTTCCCCATCTCTAGCCGCTATGTGGAGCTGAAGGTGGTCTCAGACCGTCACTTCAAGAAGCAGACACACCAGGAACACGAGGCCCTagcagcagctggggagctgaaTGAATATCGCCTCCAGAGGAGAATGAAGAGTGAGCTGGAGCGCATTGCCCTTGACCGGCTCTTCCGCTGGTGCTTTCAATCCCGCCGTGTCCCCCTGTCTGTGATGGTGAGCGGAGTAGCCGGCGTGGGCAAGACAACCCTGGTGCAGAAATTCATCTTTGACTGGGCAACGGGGAAGCACTACCAGAAATttgcctttgttttcttcttcaagtTCCGGGAAGTGAATGAGGAAAAGATGAGTCTAGAATCTCTGATCTGTCAAACATATCCACCCCTCCGGGACAAGCTCCCAAGAGTCCTGGAAGACCCTGAGAAGCTGCTTTTCATCTTTGATGGCTTGGATGAGAGCAAGACTGATTTGAAATTAAGCAGAGGTGGATCCCATGAGCTGTGTATGAATCCAGGGAATGTGAAGCCAGTTACTGTGATTGTCGCCAGCCTGCTGAAACAGACTCTGCTGAAGGGATGTTCTGTGCTGCTGACCAGCCGCCCCAGCAAGTTGATCAGTTTGGAGGCTGGAGTCTTCCATAGGGTGGCCAGTATCGTGGGCTTCCTCTCCAAGGAAAGGGAAAGATACTTTTCCATGTTCTTTGGAGATGAGCGAGTCTCCAGAGAGGCCTTTGCGTATGTGAGGGACAGTCAGGTTCTGTACACGCTGTGCTACAACCCATCTTACTGCTGGATCACATGCACAGCCCTGAAACCCTGCTTCATTGCCAGGGCAGGGAGACCACGGCCTGCACCCAAAACAGTGACCCAGCTCTTTGTGAGCTACGTCACCCATATTATGGCCAATCACACCCAGGAGCGGCCTGAGCCTCAGAGGATGCGAGATACATTGATAAGTGTTGGATGGTTGGCTGAATACGGCATCACAGATCGCACACTTGTCTTTCAGCCGCATCACTTACAGGTTGCCAATGTGGAGTTTTCTCCATTCCTCACTGGCTTCTTGGTGGAGAACCCTCAAGCTGAGGGCTCTTCCCAGGTGACCTACGCCTTCCTTCACCTCACCATCCAGGAGTTCTTTGCTGCCCTCGTGCATTACCTAGATTACAAGGAGGACAAGTTCAGAGACACAATGGCTAAAGTCAGGTCCTGTAAGGAAGGTGACTATGAGATCTTCTCTCGCTTCCTGGCTGGGCTCTCCCATCCTGCAACCAGGATGCCCCTGGAGAAATATGTGGGGCAACTCAAGTTCTCTGCAGAGGCAACTCACAAAGTTATTGGGTGGCTCAGCGAGATGAACTAtgaggagctgcagagcagagaagatcctgaggggaagaggaggctgaTGAATGTATTGAATTTGCTGTTTGAATCCCGGAACAGCCAACTTGTGCGTGACGTGGTGGGTAAAGATGCCCACGTGGACTTCTCAGAGTTATACCTCATGCCAGTGGATTGCACAGTCCTTGCTTATGTGTTGAGTTGCTGTGAAGAAATACAGCGCCTAACCCTAGATTCCGGCTTCATCCAGAACGAGGGCCTGGAGCGACTCAGACCTGAGCTGCACAAAGTCAGAGAACTGAGGTAGGAAAAGAGGTCATATGTAAAGTTTAAAATATCAGGGACTTGACGTGTCAGTGGCCTCAGCTGTGCTGTCAGGTAGACAACAGTGTTACTGATACAGAGGTTACACCATTCGGTAACATACAACCAAACCCACCTATCATAATGAATATGCATATGGGGCTAATTAAGACTACACAGACAACCTTaaagtctggcatttcctaactttcgagtgcttgactttgcaaccttcataatgttcttttaacttagGCCTGTGTTTTATGTGTGTGCAATTTCCTAGGTTttagaaaaagcaaacagaaacacCCACCCCAGAAATTCCATTGTGTGGCCTCTTGTTGACAGCCACATAGGCTATTAGCAGAGTCTAGATCCATTGCACAGGCCTCTGCCACTTGACCTAAatgagtaactgatagcagtagtaggttgtcaccCTCTGTGTGGCCTCTAAGGAGGATGAGACACTTTACCACTGGATTttacagctatttgctgacagccgAGGAATGTTTAGACTCGGGAATCTTGGGGTCCATTCCAGACtttggaggggagtgtgctctagtgggcacagactcttctgctgtttTCCTCCAACCTGTCAGTCAGGTCAGGTCTCTTCTCTACCTGTGGTCCTTGTTCCAGTTCCATTCTCCTTGCCTACCCAGTCCCAGGCTCCACTACTCAGGCTTCACCTCCCAGTCTCAGTcaccttgcccagccagtcctagtcaATCCCTCAAGGCTTGCTGTCCaagtcccagcctcccccacaaTCCCAGTCTCTCCCTTTCCCTAggcccagtcccagtctccttgcgcagccagtcccagttcccacTGCCCGGCTCCTTGTCTGAGCTGTCTCTCACCTC contains:
- the LOC135892818 gene encoding NACHT, LRR and PYD domains-containing protein 3-like — translated: MQIRNQKQGFTSALSCPDTRRTRGHIWEGAADGASSHSLQERQRHRGNKMASKQRPMVTEGDVIAFSKHMDNYSPWELMKLSEHFRPDMVYVIENDIPIVLQELTSRRVITAQQAQDYSDWEKNHDSTGTAEKLVRDIFAVSYAARLGLWTCLFALQSRWAHPNLNGMLDEIIQNGHNLLQEILLNESGHALDPELKACQVEHKAKLRDLTGRMKENKTPGQSEGQIFPISSRYVELKVVSDRHFKKQTHQEHEALAAAGELNEYRLQRRMKSELERIALDRLFRWCFQSRRVPLSVMVSGVAGVGKTTLVQKFIFDWATGKHYQKFAFVFFFKFREVNEEKMSLESLICQTYPPLRDKLPRVLEDPEKLLFIFDGLDESKTDLKLSRGGSHELCMNPGNVKPVTVIVASLLKQTLLKGCSVLLTSRPSKLISLEAGVFHRVASIVGFLSKERERYFSMFFGDERVSREAFAYVRDSQVLYTLCYNPSYCWITCTALKPCFIARAGRPRPAPKTVTQLFVSYVTHIMANHTQERPEPQRMRDTLISVGWLAEYGITDRTLVFQPHHLQVANVEFSPFLTGFLVENPQAEGSSQVTYAFLHLTIQEFFAALVHYLDYKEDKFRDTMAKVRSCKEGDYEIFSRFLAGLSHPATRMPLEKYVGQLKFSAEATHKVIGWLSEMNYEELQSREDPEGKRRLMNVLNLLFESRNSQLVRDVVGKDAHVDFSELYLMPVDCTVLAYVLSCCEEIQRLTLDSGFIQNEGLERLRPELHKVRELSLSDNDLKDEAMKNICSVLKHPNCRLEDLRLEKNMFTEACCTDLASALKENHTLFNLDLTRNKVRNNGLYALLEVLKAPQCKIQKLVLQENGLSDDSCERLCSALSRNSTLRHLNLSANVYTDRCAEDMRRLIRTSCSLTNIRLSLNDFSPKVEEQLRSLQRAGLKIHI